In Candidatus Chlorohelix allophototropha, one DNA window encodes the following:
- a CDS encoding J domain-containing protein encodes MKSTESKDYYKILGVEKKASEAEIKKAFRKLARQYHPDLNKNNPQSTEKFKELNEAYEVLSDAEKRRKYDDYGMHFRDYEKVGGVNNGMPFESFFRQNGMNGNNYEARNINMDDLGNMFGANSPFGDLFNSIRSKGGGNRGVRDSVAERDQSEYDIEISLVEAYNGTKRTIELLDPSGKARRVEVAIPLGVDNGSKIRLAGLGNGGQDIYLKIKVQTQADFERKGIDLYTSAEVPLSTMILGGEVQVNLLSGKRIAVRVKPHSQNGSQIRLANLGMPVKTGNSNEHGSLYVKLIADLPADLSGEEKEALEHFAQLLKRKSL; translated from the coding sequence ATGAAATCCACCGAATCAAAGGATTATTATAAAATTCTGGGTGTAGAAAAAAAGGCGAGCGAAGCGGAAATCAAAAAGGCTTTCCGAAAGTTGGCACGCCAGTATCACCCGGATTTAAATAAAAATAACCCACAATCCACTGAAAAATTCAAAGAGCTTAACGAAGCTTACGAGGTTCTCAGTGATGCTGAAAAACGTCGCAAATACGACGATTATGGTATGCATTTCCGGGATTATGAGAAAGTAGGCGGGGTTAATAACGGAATGCCCTTTGAATCTTTCTTCCGGCAGAACGGCATGAATGGAAATAATTATGAGGCGCGGAATATTAACATGGATGATTTAGGCAACATGTTTGGAGCAAATAGCCCATTTGGCGATTTATTCAATTCGATTAGGTCTAAAGGCGGCGGTAATCGTGGAGTTAGAGATTCTGTAGCTGAGAGAGATCAGTCTGAATATGATATAGAGATTAGCCTCGTAGAAGCCTATAATGGAACTAAACGCACCATTGAATTGCTAGACCCTTCTGGAAAAGCGCGCCGTGTCGAAGTAGCAATTCCACTAGGGGTCGATAACGGTTCAAAAATACGCTTGGCAGGTCTAGGCAACGGTGGTCAGGATATCTATCTCAAAATTAAAGTACAAACCCAAGCTGATTTTGAACGCAAAGGGATAGATTTATACACCAGCGCCGAAGTACCTTTGAGTACCATGATATTGGGCGGGGAAGTGCAAGTAAATTTGTTAAGTGGCAAGCGCATCGCAGTAAGGGTAAAGCCACATTCTCAGAACGGCAGCCAAATTCGGTTGGCTAATCTCGGTATGCCTGTAAAAACCGGAAATTCAAACGAACATGGTTCACTTTATGTCAAGTTAATTGCTGATTTACCCGCTGACCTTTCCGGTGAAGAAAAAGAGGCATTGGAGCATTTCGCTCAATTGCTGAAGCGCAAGTCACTATGA
- a CDS encoding DUF6962 family protein has protein sequence MSERTSTYLTSFLVAGCAILALLVVIPAASAAANRIKPGWRAWVWPLVFLSMSAASICDSIVAMKGYNRSELLGQITVLFLGLTLHWIILNSFYRWQGDVVARVIAPFVWVAFALFVAAQLLSASFFSLIAYEIICAVIIALVYFPLYVKDRDLATDALPILVGLALNVIGAFFNSFDFKINLGLATINNIVIFHLFQAVGVIFFLIGGNNSYTVKYAAQRRREREMINK, from the coding sequence ATGAGCGAAAGAACTTCGACTTATTTAACAAGCTTTTTGGTAGCAGGTTGCGCTATACTGGCGTTATTGGTAGTAATACCGGCAGCCTCAGCTGCTGCAAATCGTATAAAGCCCGGTTGGCGCGCATGGGTTTGGCCCTTGGTATTTCTCTCAATGAGCGCTGCCAGCATCTGTGACTCGATTGTTGCAATGAAAGGTTATAATCGCAGCGAGTTGTTGGGGCAAATTACAGTCCTTTTTCTCGGTTTAACCCTCCACTGGATTATTCTTAATTCTTTCTATCGCTGGCAGGGTGATGTAGTCGCTAGGGTTATTGCCCCATTTGTATGGGTTGCCTTTGCCCTTTTTGTAGCCGCACAGTTACTTTCTGCTTCTTTCTTTTCGCTTATAGCTTACGAAATTATTTGCGCAGTAATTATTGCTCTGGTTTATTTTCCGCTTTATGTGAAAGATCGTGACCTTGCTACCGATGCGTTGCCTATCTTAGTGGGCTTAGCCTTGAACGTAATTGGCGCTTTTTTCAATAGCTTCGATTTTAAAATTAATCTCGGCTTAGCCACGATTAATAATATTGTGATTTTCCATCTATTCCAGGCTGTGGGCGTAATATTCTTCTTGATTGGCGGGAATAATTCTTACACCGTTAAATACGCTGCCCAACGTCGGCGTGAGCGCGAAATGATCAACAAATAA
- a CDS encoding NAD(P)/FAD-dependent oxidoreductase, with product MKKLLILGAGYGGLPLAQSLADLQRSHAQWEITLIDQRDYHLIQVRVHEVAANSIPADKVKIPISELIEGRNVTFVQALVLNIDPVGKKVTTSKGTFDFDRLVLALGSVTSFNGIPGMCEYAIPMKYLEDAITFRSSVITAFRESDALLKTEKFVKNDPRLTFVIIGAGLTGTELAAEMVDFCEDLLMRYPALRPYYRIVLIHRSDYLLTQLPRINGEYAKKELRQKGVAILTNSPVTKVEPGKVILQNGKNVRGAVICWSGGVEGPALLKESGFDTTKDLRIPTNPYLCTEQFPYIYAIGDLAFIKNPSTGKPIPQLGQFAERQGHYLAECFKAEMDEVSFEPYKLISLGISISLGRHEAVTLSGPVRLTGLPGRIAKDMSYSKHEFEIRSKPPVLGTR from the coding sequence ATGAAAAAGCTGCTGATTCTGGGCGCTGGCTATGGAGGATTGCCTCTAGCGCAAAGCCTAGCTGATTTGCAACGTAGCCATGCTCAATGGGAAATCACCTTGATTGACCAGAGAGATTATCACTTAATACAAGTACGGGTTCATGAGGTTGCTGCGAATAGTATTCCTGCCGATAAAGTAAAAATCCCAATCTCCGAACTTATAGAGGGACGAAACGTTACATTTGTTCAAGCGCTAGTGCTTAATATCGACCCGGTGGGGAAGAAGGTTACTACCTCCAAAGGAACATTTGATTTTGACCGTCTGGTACTGGCGTTAGGTTCAGTAACCTCCTTTAATGGTATTCCCGGTATGTGCGAGTATGCTATTCCTATGAAGTACCTAGAAGATGCGATTACGTTTCGCAGTTCGGTGATTACCGCGTTTCGAGAATCGGATGCGCTGCTTAAGACTGAGAAATTTGTAAAAAATGACCCTCGCCTAACCTTTGTTATTATCGGAGCGGGTTTAACTGGTACCGAGCTTGCCGCAGAGATGGTGGATTTCTGTGAAGATTTATTGATGCGTTATCCGGCGCTTCGCCCCTATTACCGGATTGTGTTGATTCATAGAAGCGATTACCTGCTCACACAGTTGCCCAGAATCAATGGAGAATATGCCAAAAAAGAATTACGCCAGAAAGGTGTAGCAATTCTTACCAACTCTCCTGTTACTAAAGTTGAGCCGGGAAAGGTGATCCTTCAAAATGGGAAGAATGTAAGAGGGGCTGTAATTTGCTGGTCGGGTGGTGTCGAGGGTCCCGCCCTATTAAAAGAAAGCGGCTTTGACACCACTAAAGATTTGAGAATACCTACCAACCCTTATTTATGTACAGAACAATTTCCTTATATATATGCTATCGGTGATTTGGCTTTTATTAAAAATCCCTCTACTGGCAAGCCCATACCACAACTCGGTCAATTTGCTGAACGGCAAGGTCATTATTTGGCGGAATGCTTCAAAGCTGAAATGGATGAAGTATCATTTGAACCTTATAAACTAATAAGTCTTGGTATTTCAATATCGCTTGGAAGGCATGAGGCTGTAACCCTTTCCGGTCCGGTTCGTCTCACCGGGTTACCGGGGCGAATTGCTAAAGATATGAGCTATAGCAAGCACGAGTTTGAAATCAGGTCTAAACCTCCAGTTTTGGGAACTCGCTAG
- a CDS encoding indolepyruvate ferredoxin oxidoreductase subunit alpha — MASKKKYFNHYVGTDIRLLAFVPKKTRYTIDESKCIGCTNCIDVCPTLPKAIFESEILAVARYPEEVYVYAIDQTRCTGCGRCASVCPSEPRTIYLSPVKTTVDVAGKSKEVLTNRPDVTISGAKRLNRVPIWYTRKEGYTE, encoded by the coding sequence ATGGCTTCCAAGAAGAAATACTTCAACCATTATGTAGGAACGGACATCAGGCTGCTGGCGTTCGTCCCCAAAAAGACTCGATACACTATTGATGAAAGTAAGTGCATTGGTTGCACTAACTGCATTGATGTGTGCCCAACGCTTCCCAAAGCAATCTTTGAAAGCGAAATTCTGGCGGTTGCGCGTTATCCTGAAGAAGTTTATGTTTATGCAATCGATCAGACCAGATGTACCGGTTGTGGGCGTTGTGCAAGTGTATGCCCTTCAGAGCCGCGTACTATCTATCTCTCTCCGGTGAAAACCACCGTAGATGTGGCTGGTAAGTCTAAGGAAGTATTGACAAACCGCCCTGACGTGACTATATCCGGCGCCAAACGGCTTAACCGTGTGCCGATATGGTATACTCGTAAAGAGGGCTATACCGAATAG